The region TTAAATCATCCTTGAAAGATCACTTTTTTCTTGAAATTGGAAGGTATACTTTTTAAACTTGGAGAAACATCTGTTAAAGGAAAACCCTATGTTAAAAAAACTGATTTTAAGTGCACTTGCACTATCTCTTACAAATTGCTTGATTTTAAATCCGTTAGGTGCTACCATCGATCGTGAAAAAGGATCCGAAGCTGCTGGAAGAATTACTGACGCTGCTATTCAGACAGATTTGATCAATTCAACTCTACTATCTGGTCGTGCTAGTATTTCAATTCTTAGTTTGATTGCTGGGGACATTGCAAAAATTGAATCCGAAAAATACTATATTAAGGCGGATGTTGATAAGTGTGTTGAAGATATTCGAGGTTTCAAGGGATTTCTAGTAGGCTCATTGATTACAAACATTATTTCCTGCCAAGACATCAATTCTGATGGATACTTAATTGGAGAACCGTTCCCAAGCCTATAATTCCATATTTTTTCCTTTCCTTGCTCTTTTTTTAAGAGCAGGGAACCATTTCCAAATCTTCCGGGTCTCATTCGCCAAACAAACAAGGAAGGTTTTATGATCTCTCGCAAACCCTATTTTAAAATCATTGTTACCACTTTACTCGTTGGAAGTTTTGCGTTCCTATTTGGCAATTGCCGTGGACACAAAGACTTTGAAAAAAGAATTGAATGGGTAGCCTCCAAACTCACATCAAAGTTAGATTTGGATGAAACACAAAAAGCAAAACTAGATACGATCAAAGCGGAACTCATCGCCAAACATAAAGAAATGAAACCAAAACAAGAGTCTTGGGCAAAAGAAATGGCTAACCAAATTCGCTCTGAAAAAATTGATACGAAGTATCTTGATAAAATGAGTGTAGAGAGAGAATCTCGTCACCAAGAAATGCGTAAGTTTTTCCAAACAAAACTGGTTGAATTCCATGCGGTCCTTCGCCCAGAACAAAGAGAAAAGTTTGCAGAACTGGTTGAAAAATTTGCGTCACGTCACCAACCGCAAGAAGATTAAACCATGCCCAGTTTTGACTTCGAGACGGTAGTCAAAGACACCAAGTATTTGGTTTTAAAAACGATCGGTGAAACTCTCATCGATCGTTTTGACGATGCCACAGAAGATGTGGTGCAAGAAGTGTATTTTCGTGTGTTTAAATCACTGGAGAAGGGTGGCTTTGATGGTCGTTCCAAACTTTCTACTTGGATTTATACCATTGCTAAAAACGAATCCCTGCGTATGAATGAAAAACGTTTGCGGGAAGAGGAAAAGGCAAAACGTTACTTACAAAACAACCAAAGAAAGTTTTTCCAATCAGAAGATTTCCACTCTATCCACAAAGAAGAATGGATCGAATCTATGTTACAAAAAATCCCCGAACAATACCGTGGGACCTTACGTTTGTATCTATTAGGGAAAACTATGGAAGAAATTGCTTTGGAACTTCAAATTAAAGAAGGGACTGTGAAATCTAGATTGTTTCGAACCAAAGAGTGGATCCGTAAATCGATGCCAGGAGTGAAAAATGAATTCCAAGAATCCTAAACGCTGGGAAACACTTTTGAATGATTCTGAATTTGAATCGCGAATTGTTCGAAAAACACAATCACGAGTGAAAGTGGAGAAGAAGAAACGATATCTTGTCATTTCTGCAAGTCTTATGTTTCTCATGCTTTTGTTATTCTCGGTCGAACAGTGGGTGATTGAACCCGATGAATTGCAGAGTAACATACGTTATTTGGCAGAAGAACTTAGTTCAGAATCGATTGTGAGTTTGAGTTTCGATTGATATTTATCAATGACAAATATCAATGAGGCTTAAGATTCCTTTCATCAGAAAAGAGTTTATTTTATTCATTTTTTTCGTCATAATTGTTCGAGGAAACAATGAATATGAACGCTTGCATTCTCTACTTAAACAAGAAACGAATTGAGATGATCAAGTTAGAATCAGATAATATGGAATCTAAGTCTTGGGAAAAAATGAAAGACTCCGATCAGTGGGATTTTGCGGAAATCACAAAGGACTTAAAGTCTCCCAATGAAGTGATTTTGGTAGGAGAATCTGCCCTCAATTTAGAATACCGCAGATGGCTTGCCAACCATGACCGAGTCCTTGCCAAAAAATTAATCGCTGTGATCGGTAGCACTATGGAAACCAAAGTCAATCCAAATCTTGTGAGTCATTTTAAAGAAAAATACTTTCGAGGGAGAGCGTAACTCAAATCAAATGGTCACACGACTCTCCGTGTGTATGAAAAAACAAACGAAATAACAAAAATCCAACCGAAACAAGAAGTAATATAGTTCCGAAAATGGGAATCCATTTGGGTTGGATGTATTTTCGAATCTTCCCCATCACAAGGCTTAGGCCAGTGAGTGCGGGAACAGTTCCCAAATAAAACGTAAACATTACAAGCCCACCGGTTATGGCACTTCCCGTTGCAAAAGATGCGGCATAGGCTGGATACAAGACTCCACAAGGGAGTAGAGCACTTAAGATTCCAATCCCAAACCCCAACCCATTTTGACTTGTTTTCCTTCGAATGTTTTGCAAGAGTTCTGAGATCCCTTTGGGTAGGTTTCCAAATTTAGAACTAGATCCGTTTCGAAACAATCGAATGAGGAAGAGAAGTAAAAACAAAAAAGTAAAGATCCCAGCAATGCTCTGAATGGCACCAAGTTCACCGAGAGCATTTGCCCCTTTTCCCAAAAATCCTAGGACCACTCCAAGAAATGAATAGGAAACCATTCGACCTAAGTGGTATAAGATGACTGGAATTTGTTTGGACGGATTTTCTGTTTGGAGAAGCGAGAGAAAAGGTCCACACATCAAGGTGCAATGGAAACTACTGAATAAACCGTAAACAAGAATGGAACCAAAAAAACTAAGGTTTGTCAGTAGGTCCATTTTTTTTGATTTCTGAGTTGGTCACAGTAGGTTCTTGGTTTGATTGTACAGGGTATTCTTCTTCAAAAAACATTCTGTATTTTGGTGATTCGATGTCTTCAAATTGACCTTTTCGAAATGCGACAATGAATACATAGAGAAAAAACGCGGCAATACACATTGCCATCGGTATAGTTAAATAGAGGGCTTCCATTTTGGGATCCTTATTCGTATCGATAATGAATTTAATAAAACTGTCAAACTAGAACAAGCCATAAATACAGCACAGATCACAGGTAACATTAGCCCGAACATCGCAAGTGGTAACATGATGGAGTTATAACAGAAGGAGATGATGATATTTTGTAAAATAACTTCTCTTGTCTTTTTCGCAGAAAGTAAAGAATGTACAATCCCATTGAGATTTCCGGAGGTGAGTACAATGTCTGATCTTTCTAAAGACATATCTTCTGCTTCTGTATGTGAAATGGAAACATTGGCACTCGCAAGAGATAAACTGTCGTTGATTCCATCTCCAACCATAATCACCACATTGCCTTTGTTTTGTGAATCTTGGACAATATTGGCCTTTTCTTCTGGAGAAAGATCGGAGTAAAATTGTTGGATTCCTAAAGAATGGGCGATGTTTTTCACTGCAGAGAACCTGTCTCCTGACAAGATAGAAATTTTAGGAATCATTTGTTTGAGTAGGGTCACAAAGGAACCAGCATCAGGTCTCACTTCATCTGCTAGTAAAAATGTCCCAACAAATTTTCCATTGATTGCAACTTGGATGAGAGATCCTTCCATTTCAGGGAACGAGTCTGTCGTGATATTTTCATTTTTGAAGAGTGTAGCGTTCCCAATGAGAACCGAATGAGCGTTGTTGAACCACTGAATTTTTCCCTTTACACCTTGCCCTGGAACATTCTGCAACTCTAAGAGTTCCATTTCATTTGCCGTTTCTTTCACAGAGCGAAAGGGAGAGAGATACTTTACAAGTGATTTGGCAAGTGGGTGATTGATTTCTTTTTCGATCCGGTACACAAATGGAAGAAATTCTTCTGCCACCGTTACCAATCGAACGAGAAATTTTCCTTCGGTCAGAGTTCCTGTTTTATCCAAAAAGATGGAATTTGCTTTTGCCAATGTTTCCACAACGGATGGGTTTTTTAATAGAACTCCTTTTTCCGCATTCAAAATGTGATTGGTGACAAGTGCCGTGGGAACTGAAATTCCAAGGGCACAAGGACAGGCAACAATGAGAACGGAAATAGTAGTCACCAAACTTTGTTCCAAATCACCCGCAGTTACTAACATCCAAACGCCAAAACAAACAAAGGCTAATAAAAACACTACCGAGATAAAGTAGGATGCAATTCTTTCCGTTACGATTTGGATTTTCGGTTTTAAATGGAGTGCTTCTTCCAAGCGCAGTTTCAAGGAAGACAAGGTGGATGCATGGTAATCGGAGTTAGCAAGGATGAGGGCAGGGTTGTCGATGGAAAGAGAACCTGCTAATATGGAATCTCCCTTTTGTTTGCGAATGGGAACGGATTCACCTGTTAAAAAAGACTCATCCACATACGTTACATCGGAAAGTAAAATGGCATCCACAGGAATTCGTTTGCCAGGTGCAACCTTAATATGATCACCTAACTTGATCTCTGTGCTTGGAATGGTTGTATCTCCGTTTTCCGAAATCCGAACGGATGTTTCAGGCAGTTTACAAAGTATGGATTCTAATTTATCAGATGCAAATACACGAGCTTTTTCTTCAAAGTATTTCCCAATCAAGATAAAGAAATAGATCATTGCCACAGAATCAAAATAAACTTCACCTCTGTCGGTTAAGGTCACATAAACAGAATAAAAATATGCCATCGAGATTCCCAAAAACAAAAGAAAATCCATGGAAAGAGTTCTTCGTCTAATGCTTGTTAAAAACCCGGATAAAAATGGGAAACCAGAATACAGATAAGCAGGAGTGGCAAACACCCAAGAAGCATAGTGGAACATTCGTTTGAGATTTAGATCAATGCCTGTAAAGTATCCAGAATACAAAGCAACGCTAAGAATCATAATGTTTCCAAAACAAAATCCCGCTACACCGATACGTAGGAGTAGGGTTTTCAGTTGTTTTGATTTTTCTAGATTGCCTTCCGTGGGAGAAAAGAGGACAGGTTTGTAACCAATCGCACGAATGAGAGAAAGGATTTTTGAAATTTTGATTTTCGATTGGTCGAAACGAATTCTTGCGCGCCCAGAGGCAAAATTGATTTGTGCCGAAAGAATTCCTTCTTCTTCGTTTAAAACCTTTTCATTGATCCATACGCAGGCAGAACAGTGGATGTTTGTGATCTGAACCGAAACTTCTGAAAATTCGCCTGAAACTCTGACAAACTTTTGGTAAACTAATTCGTTTTCAATTTCGGTATCGTTTTCTTCCATCTCAACGGGACTCAGTTTGGTATTCCCTTTGAGTTGGTAGTAGTAACTTCCACCTAAAGAATGTATAATGGAGTAAACTGTTTCACAACCTTCACAACAAAAAACTTTTGTATCGCTTTCGAATTTTGACTCAATTCGCACTAATTGAATGGGATTCCCGCAATGGTCACATTCTGTTTTTATGTTTTGTGAGGTTGTTTTGTTCATCGAACCGTAATTTTTCCTTCTCGTTCAAAGGACTTCCCTTGAATAGATGCAATAATTCTCATATTCCAAGTGCCAGTTTCTTTTAATGGAATGTTCCCCGTGAAGCCAAGATCAGATGGTTTTAAATCATATCTTGTTGTGTTCCTGGTGGTTGCATTTCGTTCTAAGATCACATAGAGGGAGTCTGCTTTTGTGATCTTTTCATTTTGATGTAAGGTAACAGTAAGATCCAAATTACCCATAGGGAGTAGGGTTGTGTTGTCCCAATTGGTGGTTAATTTGTAACCTTGTTTCAGCAGTTCTTTCTGATTCTCGATCGCCTTTTCATAATTCAAACCGATCTCATAGTAGTTTTTATCCATGACTGGCTCAAAATGTTTATATGTGAGACGAATGGTATAAAAGGTGGCTGCTACGAGGGCAGTAAAACTGAGTAACACAACATACATTGCATTCCTTAAACTTGGGTGTAAGTTTTTAAACATACTTATTTCCTTGGGAGAGAAAGTGATAATTTTTTCTCTAGTGTTTCATCCGGATCTTCGGTGTTCCTCAGTACAATCGATCCAGGTAAATATCCTTCGCTTAGTTCTTGTTCGGTTAAACTTTGCGTTTCCAATACGACCGAAAAACTTTTGATTTCGCCAGAACCCAGTTTGAATTGATTGTTCTCTTCTCCAGAACGAATCAAAATTTCCTTCCCGTGCCTTGTATCAAAGGCCGAGAGTTGGAACTCTTTCTCCACAGGTGCAATGTTTTGGATACGAAGCGCTACGAAGGCTCTTATTTTATTGTCTGGAATGAGAAAAGGGGGCATCGATTTATTCGAAGCAGCAATCATTGACATAGGAATTCTTGTGATGAGTTGGATCGTTGCACCAGTGAGAACCACTCCTAAAAGAATCGCATAAACGACAGTTCTAGGGCGGACCCATTTGATTTTATCACCAGTCTCTATTTGTTTGAGGGAAAAATAACCTATGAGAGTTTTTTTGTTTTCCTTTGCCATGATGGATGTGCATGCATCCACACACTTTCCACAAGCGACACAACCAACTTGTAAACCATCTCGGATGTCAATGCCAGTAGGGCAAACCACAACGCACATATTACATGCGATACAATCGCCAATTTTGGTTTTTCCATCACGACGAGGTTCCCCGCGTTTGAAATCATAAGTCACATTCCAGGAATGTTCATCCATGAGTAACGTTTGGAATCTAGCATAAGGACATGCATACCGACAAAACTGCTCTCTGATAAAGCCAATGTCGATAAACATGGCAGCTGTAAAAAATAATGTAAAATAAAAATACGTTTCTGAAAATGCCGCTAGACTTTTATAATCAGCTAACATTTCATAGGGGCTCACAAAGTATCCAATCCAATGGAAGGAAGCGATAAAAGAAACTATGATCCACAAAAAATACACTGTGTATTTCCCGATAATGGATGCGTCTTTTTTTCCATACTTTGTATCCAAGACAAACCGACCAATTCGATCGAAAAGGTCGGTATAAATGGTTTGGGGGCAACCCCATCCGCACCAGACACGGCCAATGACAGATGTAAAAAAGAAAAGAGATAATCCCATTGTGAGAAGGAAAAACCATAAGATGAGTCCTTCTTGTGGGATAAAAAGACCACCAAACAGGTGAAACATCCGTTTCGGGATGTCCAGTCGGATGAGGGGGCTACCTTCTGGTAACACCACCCAAGGTGCGACTAAAAATAGTCCCACGAGAAAACTCATGACTATGTTTCTACGTGTCCTTACTTTTCCTGATTGTGGTCTTGAAATGATCATCTTTATTTTGCCTTCACCAAAGTACTGTTTTTAGTTGCAAGCCATGCCATCACAGCATACACTTTTTCTGCACCTAACCCTTCCCAAGCTGGCATTCCACCTCGGTTGAGTTTTTGTCTTTCTGGTCCAATCCCTTTCATGATGTTATGGAACACTTCTTTGTCTGTGTTTCCATGAATCCAATCTTTATCCACTAAACTTGGACCCACAGCACCTTCTGCAGTTGGACCGTGGCAAGCAGAACAAATCTGTTTATATGTACTCTCACCCTCTTTGATCGCAACTGCATCGTCGCGATACGGGTTTGAGCCATCTTCGGGATTGGCAACAACCACCTGTTTTGCAGGAAACTTAGTTTCGTGTTCGACAACTTCTTTTTCAAAAGCTACTTCTTGTGGCCATTCTGAATACCAGTGAAAGTATACAACATAACCGATGGATACAATGATACTGATAAGCCAAACCATTTTCCACCAAGGTGGCATGGGATTGTCGGCTTGGAAGATTCCGTCTACTTCTTTAGGTTCTTTCATTCGTATTAATCCTCCTCAAGCATTCGATACTTGGGTTTTTCCATTTCATCTTTTGTACGTTTTTTATAAACGTAATAGGTAATGTATGCAATTGCGATCACAAGGATCGGCAATCGCAAACTTTTATAGATCAGAAGAAGATCTGCGTCGTTCATGACTTTACTTCATTCCTTTTTGTAACTCTGCTGAGTCGCGGCCAAGTTTTTGTAAGTAGGCAACAAGTGCTTCTCCCTCAGTTTTATCTTTTAAGAGAGAAGGTGCATTCGCTAAATCTTCATCAGTGTAGGGAACTCCGATGGAACGAAGCGCTTTCATATTGGCTACAATTTGCTCTACATCAACTTTGTGTGACTCTTCGAATAACCAAGGATAGGCTGGCATGATCGAATTTGGAACTCCACCTACTGTTCTTGGATTGATGAGGTGGTTTTTATGCCATTCATCAGAACGTAACATTTGGGATTCATGTGCTAAGTCTGGACCAGTTCGTTTGGATCCCCAAAGGAAAGGATGGTCGTACACAAATTCTCCCCCTTTGGAATAACCGTTTCGTCCATAAGACTTTGTTGGGTCAAAACGATCCACTTCCCATTTGAAAGGGCGTACCATTTGCGTGTGGCAACCAATACATCCTTCTTTTTGGTATGTATCACGACCTGCTAGTTCCAATGCCGAATATGGTTTCACAGTGGAAATCGGTGTAACCGTTTTTGTCAAAAAAAACGGAGGGATGAGTTCAAAAAGCCCGCCGATCACAACCGCAATAGTTGTGTAGACAGTAAACTTAACTCCCTTTGTATCCCAACGGTCAGCAATTTCTGAAAACCAATCTAAGAATTTATTAAAACCAAACATTATGATTTCACTCCTATACGTAAGTCTTGTTCCACAAAACCACTGTCTTTGTTTTGGATGGTTTTGATAAAGTTATACACCATAAGGATAATCCCTGTTAGATAGAGTGTTCCTCCAATCGCACGGAACAAACGGAATGGTTTTAAGAACTCAACGATTTCAATCCAGTCCTTATACACAAGTTCTCCGTTTTCTCCCACAGCTCTCCACATAGATCCTTCTGTGATTCCAGATACCCACATCGAAATGATGTAAAGTAAGATCCCGAGTGTTCCAAGCCAGAAGTGAGCATTTGCAAGTTTTTCGCTATAGAGGTTGGCATTCCAGAGTCTAGGAACTAGGTAATACAAGGCAGCAGCTGACATAAACCCAACCCAACCTAAAGTTCCTGAGTGAACGTGACCGATGATCCAGTCGGTGTTGTGTCCAAGAGCAGAAACCGCGCGGATCGAAAGAAGTGGCCCTTCGAATGTTGACATACCATAAAACGTTACGGCAGCTAACATCATTTTGAGGGTAGCATCTACTTTGATTTTGTCTTTCGCTTGTGTGAGTGTTAAAAATCCGTTTAACATACCTCCCCAAGATGGCATCCATAACATGATGGAAAATACCATACCAGTTGTTTGTAACCACTCAGGAATTGGTGAATACAACAAGTGGTGAGGACCTGCCCAAATGTAGATAAAGATGAGAGACCAGAAGTGGATGATAGAGAGTCTATGTGAGTAAATTGGTTGTTTAATGTGTTTCGGGAGGTAGTAATACATAAGTCCCAAAAATGGAGTTGTGAGAACAAATGCTACCGCATTATGACCATACCACCATTGGATGTTCGCATCGAAAACTCCCGCATACACTGAATAGGATTTCAAGAAACCAGCAGGGATCACTATGTTATTCACAATGAAGAGTAGGGGAACCGTTACGAAGGAAGCAATGTAAAACCAAATGGCAACATACATTTGTTCTTCTTTTCGTTTGAGTACCGTCATTAGGTAGTTAGCAAAAAAGATAACGTACCAAACAACAATGAGTAAGTCGATGGGCCATTCTAATTCAGCATATTCTTTGGATTGGCTGTAACCAAGTGGTAACGTGATCGCAGCTAAAACAATCGATAGGTTGTATAATGCCAAATGCAGTTTGGAAAGAGTGTCGTTCCACATTCTTGTGCGACAAAGTCTTTGTACTGTATGATAGGCTGTGGCGAAGATGACACTTAAAGCAAATCCAAAAATGGCTGCATTGGTGTGTAAGGGTCGTAGTCTTCCGAAGCTCGTCCAAGGTAATTCCAAATTCAGCTGTGGATACACAAGTTGGAAGGCAATGATGACACCAAATGTCATAGATGCAACGCCCCAGACTAACGCTGAAATGATAAACCCTTTTACGATAAAATCGTCATATTGAGTTTTTTCCGTAGCCAATGTTTCTCTCCTTAATCTTTATCAGTTCTATTTCTATAGAGAACTTATTCCTTTATACAAAGGAGACTAAGAAAAGAAAGAAAAACTGGAAGGGGAGTGAGTGATCCTCGCTTGATTTTTGTCAAGAGAGGATTTGAGACTTAGAATTGATCTAAAGTTAAACGCGGTAAGTGAGTCTTCTAACCTTGGTTAAAAGGTCACTTCATACCCTAATTGTGTACGATGTTCAATGCCCCGATCTCCCGCGATGGCGGTAGGATGGTAACCCACTCGTTCCACACTTGAGTTGAGAAAAAACTTTTCCTTTCTTGTATCATCCATGCTGAGGCCAGAGCCAGTTGGGTGAAAATAATAGGCATCAAAGATATTCCAAGCATACACAAGTAAGGTGGCAATTCCAATGTATTGCATTTCTCGATAATGTCTTTCTACAGATTCTCGCTGTCCTTTGAAAGGACCAAACTGACTTGCGACAACCGCTCCAGCAGGCGAGAGCGTAGCTGAAGGTGGTGTGAATGCAGCACGGATGAGGCCATTCGTTGTATAAGGATTTTCTAATTCGTTATAATCACGTTTCGCATTCAAATACATGCGGTGTTTGTCATAGGTAAAAAAGAGTCCGATAGCAATGATGGATGGATATACGATTGCTTGTGTTTTTCTACCTTGTTTCCACTGACCCCAACCAGGGAGTACTGCTGAACGCCAGGTTGCTCCACCTCGTGTTAACGTTTTTCGTTCTGCTTCTGCGAGTTTTGCTTCTTCTTCGGCTTTTCGTTTGGCTTCTGCTTCCAGTGCTGCGTTGTTTTTTGCGTTTTCTTTTTCTAAACGAGCTGCATCTTCTGCTTCTTTTTTAAGCCTTGCTGCTTCTTCTTTTTCTCGTTTGATTCGTTCTTTTTCTTCTTCTGCTTTTCTGAGTTTTTCTTCTTCCGCAGCAGTGATGTTTTCTTTATAAACTACTTTTAAAATTTCCGTTTTATTAAAAACGACTGTAGTTCCATCTTCTTTTCTAATTTTCAATTTGTATTGGTCTTGTTCGACAACTTTCCCTTTGATCGTACCACCTTTTTTCAAAAGGATATTCTCGGCGGAAAGGCTTGAGGAAAGGATTACCAAAAGTGTTGCGATTTTTAGAATTTGTTTTACAGTTTGTTTCAAGGTTATCTCAAATGTTGGAATATTATATAACAATTTTTATAGTGTTACTTGCTACGTTTCAATTGGTCTCTCCTATGATTTTAACAATTTGGAAGTTAGGCAAGAATTTTTTTGCAAAAGAAAGACCAAAACAAAACCCACAATTGGAAACAAATTATCCCTGTTACGAGAAAGTTTGTTCCAAGTGTGGGTCTTAGAAATTTATTGACTTATTTTTATGCTTCTACATCGGAAGTTAAGAATTGGTGCACTTGGTCCGCACATTTTCTCCCTTCTGAAATCGCCCATACAATGAGGGATTGTCCTCGTCTTACATCTCCACAAGCATACACTTTTGGAACGGTTGTGGCAAACGATCCAGCTTTTGTACCGAAATCCGCTTTTACATTACCACGAGCGTCAAGTTCTAATCCTTCTTTTTGTAAATCGGCAAGTAGTCCTTCTTTCACTGGATTCACAAATCCCATGGCTAGGAAAACGAGGTCTGCTGGCCATTCAAACTCAGTTCCAGGAACTGGTATGAACTTTCCATTTTCTTCTTTGACTTCCGAGCCATAGATTGCAGTGACTTCGCCTTTTTCATTGGATTTAAAACCCATAGTAGAGACTGCCCATTTACGGCTGACACCTTCTTCGTGCGAAGTAGAGGTGCGTAACATCTTCGGATACAAAGGCCAAGGAGTGGATTTGTCTCTATCTTTTGGTGGTTCAGGGAATAACTCAATTTGAGTGACAGATTTTGCACCATGACGGTTGGAAGTTCCCACACAATCAGAACCAGTATCTCCACCACCGATCACAATGACATGTTTGTCTTTTGCATTGATGATTTCGATCGTATCACCTGCAACGTGTTTGTTGTTCTTTGTCAAAAACTCCATTGCAAAATGAACACCTTTGCTGTTGCGACCTTCCACGGGAAGATCTCTTGGCACTTCGGATCCACAAGCAAGAACCACGGCATCAAAATCAGCTAAGAGTTGTTTTGCGGTAATATCAACTCCAACATTTACGTTGGTTTTGAAAGTAACACCTTCCGCTTCCATTTGTTTCATTCGGCGGTCAATGTGTCTTTTTTCCATTTTAAAATCTGGAATTCCATAACGGAGTAGGCCACCAATTCGGTCATTTTTTTCAAAGATCGTCACGGTATGACCTGCACGAGCTAACTGTTGTCCTGCGGCAAGACCAGCTGGTCCTGATCCAACAACGGCTACTTTTTTTCCCGATTTGGAAACAGGAGTTTGTGGGATGACCCATCCTTCTTCCCAAGCACGGTCAATGATAGTTCGTTCAATCGATTTGATTGAAACTGGTGGTTCGATGAGACCGAGTGTACACGCTGACTCACAAGGAGCAGGGCAAAGCCTTCCTGTAAATTCTGGAAAGTTGTTGGTTTTGGAAAGGTTTTCCCATGCTTCTTTCCAGCGACCTCGGTAAACAAAGTCATTGAATTCAGGGATGAGGTTGTCTACAGGGCAACCAGTGTCGCCATGACAAAACGGAATCCCGCAGTCCATACAGCGAGCACCCTGGTCTTTGGCAACAGCTTCAGAAAAAGGTTTTTCAAACTCTTTATAGTTTTTGACTCTTTCCTTCGGTTCAATCTTTTGAAGGTATTCTTTCTTAAATTCTAAAAATCCTGTTGGTTTACCCACGAGCTGTTACCCCCTCTTTATTTTGTTTTCCCGATCCATTTTCAGAAGCCATTTTTTCTAATGCTTTTTTGTAATCTCTCGGAATCACTTTGATCATTTGTTTTACCACTTCATCCCATTTGTTTAGAACTTCTTCTGCACGTTTGGAGCCAGTGTATTTTTTATGGTCTTCCACCATTTTTTTGATTTCTGCGATTTCTGCTGCATCGGTTAACGGATCTAAGTCGACCATCTCTTTGTTGATGAGAGCTTCTTTGTTTTTCTTTGGATCCCAAAGATATGCAATTCCACCAGACATACCAGCCGCAAAGTTACGACCAATTTCACCTAGGATGATGACTCGTCCTCCAGTCATGTATTCACAACCATGGTCACCCGTTCCTTCCACGATGACATGAGCACCAGAGTTTCTCACACAGAACCGTTCTCCAGCCATTCCATTGACGTAAGCATGTCCACCAGTTGCACCGATGAAACATGTGTT is a window of Leptospira sp. WS60.C2 DNA encoding:
- a CDS encoding TIGR04452 family lipoprotein; this translates as MLKKLILSALALSLTNCLILNPLGATIDREKGSEAAGRITDAAIQTDLINSTLLSGRASISILSLIAGDIAKIESEKYYIKADVDKCVEDIRGFKGFLVGSLITNIISCQDINSDGYLIGEPFPSL
- a CDS encoding Spy/CpxP family protein refolding chaperone, coding for MISRKPYFKIIVTTLLVGSFAFLFGNCRGHKDFEKRIEWVASKLTSKLDLDETQKAKLDTIKAELIAKHKEMKPKQESWAKEMANQIRSEKIDTKYLDKMSVERESRHQEMRKFFQTKLVEFHAVLRPEQREKFAELVEKFASRHQPQED
- a CDS encoding RNA polymerase sigma factor, whose protein sequence is MPSFDFETVVKDTKYLVLKTIGETLIDRFDDATEDVVQEVYFRVFKSLEKGGFDGRSKLSTWIYTIAKNESLRMNEKRLREEEKAKRYLQNNQRKFFQSEDFHSIHKEEWIESMLQKIPEQYRGTLRLYLLGKTMEEIALELQIKEGTVKSRLFRTKEWIRKSMPGVKNEFQES
- a CDS encoding sulfite exporter TauE/SafE family protein, coding for MDLLTNLSFFGSILVYGLFSSFHCTLMCGPFLSLLQTENPSKQIPVILYHLGRMVSYSFLGVVLGFLGKGANALGELGAIQSIAGIFTFLFLLLFLIRLFRNGSSSKFGNLPKGISELLQNIRRKTSQNGLGFGIGILSALLPCGVLYPAYAASFATGSAITGGLVMFTFYLGTVPALTGLSLVMGKIRKYIQPKWIPIFGTILLLVSVGFLLFRLFFHTHGESCDHLI
- a CDS encoding cbb3-type cytochrome oxidase assembly protein translates to MEALYLTIPMAMCIAAFFLYVFIVAFRKGQFEDIESPKYRMFFEEEYPVQSNQEPTVTNSEIKKNGPTDKP
- a CDS encoding heavy metal translocating P-type ATPase, with product MNKTTSQNIKTECDHCGNPIQLVRIESKFESDTKVFCCEGCETVYSIIHSLGGSYYYQLKGNTKLSPVEMEENDTEIENELVYQKFVRVSGEFSEVSVQITNIHCSACVWINEKVLNEEEGILSAQINFASGRARIRFDQSKIKISKILSLIRAIGYKPVLFSPTEGNLEKSKQLKTLLLRIGVAGFCFGNIMILSVALYSGYFTGIDLNLKRMFHYASWVFATPAYLYSGFPFLSGFLTSIRRRTLSMDFLLFLGISMAYFYSVYVTLTDRGEVYFDSVAMIYFFILIGKYFEEKARVFASDKLESILCKLPETSVRISENGDTTIPSTEIKLGDHIKVAPGKRIPVDAILLSDVTYVDESFLTGESVPIRKQKGDSILAGSLSIDNPALILANSDYHASTLSSLKLRLEEALHLKPKIQIVTERIASYFISVVFLLAFVCFGVWMLVTAGDLEQSLVTTISVLIVACPCALGISVPTALVTNHILNAEKGVLLKNPSVVETLAKANSIFLDKTGTLTEGKFLVRLVTVAEEFLPFVYRIEKEINHPLAKSLVKYLSPFRSVKETANEMELLELQNVPGQGVKGKIQWFNNAHSVLIGNATLFKNENITTDSFPEMEGSLIQVAINGKFVGTFLLADEVRPDAGSFVTLLKQMIPKISILSGDRFSAVKNIAHSLGIQQFYSDLSPEEKANIVQDSQNKGNVVIMVGDGINDSLSLASANVSISHTEAEDMSLERSDIVLTSGNLNGIVHSLLSAKKTREVILQNIIISFCYNSIMLPLAMFGLMLPVICAVFMACSSLTVLLNSLSIRIRIPKWKPSI
- a CDS encoding FixH family protein, which gives rise to MFKNLHPSLRNAMYVVLLSFTALVAATFYTIRLTYKHFEPVMDKNYYEIGLNYEKAIENQKELLKQGYKLTTNWDNTTLLPMGNLDLTVTLHQNEKITKADSLYVILERNATTRNTTRYDLKPSDLGFTGNIPLKETGTWNMRIIASIQGKSFEREGKITVR
- the ccoG gene encoding cytochrome c oxidase accessory protein CcoG — protein: MIISRPQSGKVRTRRNIVMSFLVGLFLVAPWVVLPEGSPLIRLDIPKRMFHLFGGLFIPQEGLILWFFLLTMGLSLFFFTSVIGRVWCGWGCPQTIYTDLFDRIGRFVLDTKYGKKDASIIGKYTVYFLWIIVSFIASFHWIGYFVSPYEMLADYKSLAAFSETYFYFTLFFTAAMFIDIGFIREQFCRYACPYARFQTLLMDEHSWNVTYDFKRGEPRRDGKTKIGDCIACNMCVVVCPTGIDIRDGLQVGCVACGKCVDACTSIMAKENKKTLIGYFSLKQIETGDKIKWVRPRTVVYAILLGVVLTGATIQLITRIPMSMIAASNKSMPPFLIPDNKIRAFVALRIQNIAPVEKEFQLSAFDTRHGKEILIRSGEENNQFKLGSGEIKSFSVVLETQSLTEQELSEGYLPGSIVLRNTEDPDETLEKKLSLSLPRK